One stretch of Epinephelus lanceolatus isolate andai-2023 chromosome 15, ASM4190304v1, whole genome shotgun sequence DNA includes these proteins:
- the crlf1a gene encoding cytokine receptor-like factor 1a isoform X1 — MKAVLDFCLVFLTLHTPGVLSLSTHVAVIYPQDPVLRMGSNLTASCWVHPDLGVHASSLFWTLNGQQLPSSLYRVLSPTNLSVTLAGLNASRQTSGDNLVCHNHKGHILAGSCLYVGMPPEKPVNLTCWSRNTKDLTCSWAPGGKGETNISTQYTLKYKLRWYGKEKECEDYTHTQPYSCSITRDLHLFTPYEIWVEASNQLGQATSDVITLDILDVVTTDPPSGVTVSRVGQLEDQLSVRWEAPPALKDFLFQAKYQIRYRLEDSQDWKVMDDVGNQTSCRLAGLRPGTVYFVQVRCNPVGIYGSRKAGIWSEWSHPTAASTPHSERLMSGSCDSKSSGDSNSTLRRELKQFFGWVRKHAYGCSSMSMKLYDQWRVLMQKSHKARNQVLQGDKS; from the exons ATGAAAGCCGTGTTGGATTTCTGCTTGGTTTTCCTCACGCTGCACACTCCCGGCGTGCTGTCCTTGTCCACAC ATGTAGCAGTAATCTACCCCCAGGACCCCGTCCTCCGCATGGGGTCCAACCTGACGGCCAGCTGCTGGGTCCACCCCGACCTCGGCGTCCACGCCAGCTCTCTGTTCTGGACGCTCAACGGTCAGCAGCTGCCCAGCTCCCTGTACAGAGTGCTGAGCCCAACCAACCTCAGCGTGACGCTGGCCGGTCTCAACGCCTCCAGGCAGACGTCCGGTGACAACCTGGTCTGTCACAATCACAAGGGACACATCTTGGCTGGCTCATGTCTCTACGTCGGGA tgCCTCCGGAGAAGCCGGTCAATCTGACCTGCTGGTCCAGGAACACCAAAGACCTGACATGCAGCTGGGCTCcaggaggaaaaggagagaCCAACATTAGCACACAGTACACGCTCAAGTACAAACTCAg GTGGTATGGTAAGGAGAAGGAGTGCGAGGACTACACTCACACGCAGCCTTACTCCTGCAGCATCACCCGGGACCTGCACCTCTTCACGCCCTACGAGATCTGGGTGGAGGCCTCCAACCAGTTGGGCCAGGCTACCTCTGATGTCATCACCCTCGACATCCTAGACGTGG tgaCCACGGACCCTCCATCAGGTGTGACGGTGAGTCGTGTCGGACAGTTAGAGGACCAGCTGAGTGTTCGCTGGGAGGCCCCACCCGCTCTGAAAGACTTCCTGTTCCAGGCCAAATACCAGATCCGCTACAGACTGGAGGACAGCCAAGACTGGAAG gTGATGGATGACGTCGGGAATCAGACATCTTGTAGACTGGCTGGACTGAGACCTGGAACAGTGTATTTTGTCCAG GTTCGCTGTAACCCCGTGGGCATCTACGGCTCTCGCAAAGCTGGGATCTGGAGCGAGTGGAGCCATCCTACTGCTGCATCCACACCCCACagtg AGCGGTTGATGTCGGGCTCCTGCGACTCAAAGTCCAGTGGGGACTCCAACTCCACCCTGCGCAGGGAGCTGAAGCAGTTCTTCGGCTGGGTGCGGAAACACGCCTACGGCTGCAGCAGCATGTCCATGAAGCTGTACGACCAGTGGCGAGTGCTGATGCAGAAATCCCACAAAGCTCGCAACCAG GTTCTCCAAGGGGATAAATCCTAG
- the crlf1a gene encoding cytokine receptor-like factor 1a isoform X2, whose product MKAVLDFCLVFLTLHTPGVLSLSTHVAVIYPQDPVLRMGSNLTASCWVHPDLGVHASSLFWTLNGQQLPSSLYRVLSPTNLSVTLAGLNASRQTSGDNLVCHNHKGHILAGSCLYVGMPPEKPVNLTCWSRNTKDLTCSWAPGGKGETNISTQYTLKYKLRWYGKEKECEDYTHTQPYSCSITRDLHLFTPYEIWVEASNQLGQATSDVITLDILDVVTTDPPSGVTVSRVGQLEDQLSVRWEAPPALKDFLFQAKYQIRYRLEDSQDWKVMDDVGNQTSCRLAGLRPGTVYFVQVRCNPVGIYGSRKAGIWSEWSHPTAASTPHSERLMSGSCDSKSSGDSNSTLRRELKQFFGWVRKHAYGCSSMSMKLYDQWRVLMQKSHKARNQVGSPRG is encoded by the exons ATGAAAGCCGTGTTGGATTTCTGCTTGGTTTTCCTCACGCTGCACACTCCCGGCGTGCTGTCCTTGTCCACAC ATGTAGCAGTAATCTACCCCCAGGACCCCGTCCTCCGCATGGGGTCCAACCTGACGGCCAGCTGCTGGGTCCACCCCGACCTCGGCGTCCACGCCAGCTCTCTGTTCTGGACGCTCAACGGTCAGCAGCTGCCCAGCTCCCTGTACAGAGTGCTGAGCCCAACCAACCTCAGCGTGACGCTGGCCGGTCTCAACGCCTCCAGGCAGACGTCCGGTGACAACCTGGTCTGTCACAATCACAAGGGACACATCTTGGCTGGCTCATGTCTCTACGTCGGGA tgCCTCCGGAGAAGCCGGTCAATCTGACCTGCTGGTCCAGGAACACCAAAGACCTGACATGCAGCTGGGCTCcaggaggaaaaggagagaCCAACATTAGCACACAGTACACGCTCAAGTACAAACTCAg GTGGTATGGTAAGGAGAAGGAGTGCGAGGACTACACTCACACGCAGCCTTACTCCTGCAGCATCACCCGGGACCTGCACCTCTTCACGCCCTACGAGATCTGGGTGGAGGCCTCCAACCAGTTGGGCCAGGCTACCTCTGATGTCATCACCCTCGACATCCTAGACGTGG tgaCCACGGACCCTCCATCAGGTGTGACGGTGAGTCGTGTCGGACAGTTAGAGGACCAGCTGAGTGTTCGCTGGGAGGCCCCACCCGCTCTGAAAGACTTCCTGTTCCAGGCCAAATACCAGATCCGCTACAGACTGGAGGACAGCCAAGACTGGAAG gTGATGGATGACGTCGGGAATCAGACATCTTGTAGACTGGCTGGACTGAGACCTGGAACAGTGTATTTTGTCCAG GTTCGCTGTAACCCCGTGGGCATCTACGGCTCTCGCAAAGCTGGGATCTGGAGCGAGTGGAGCCATCCTACTGCTGCATCCACACCCCACagtg AGCGGTTGATGTCGGGCTCCTGCGACTCAAAGTCCAGTGGGGACTCCAACTCCACCCTGCGCAGGGAGCTGAAGCAGTTCTTCGGCTGGGTGCGGAAACACGCCTACGGCTGCAGCAGCATGTCCATGAAGCTGTACGACCAGTGGCGAGTGCTGATGCAGAAATCCCACAAAGCTCGCAACCAGGTAG GTTCTCCAAGGGGATAA